The DNA sequence GCCATTGGGAAAGAATTAGGCTTAATCGATGAAAATAAACTCAACTTTGTTTGGATTACCGAATTTCCTATGTTTGAATGGAATGCGGATGAAAAACGTTTAGAAGCCTTACACCATCCTTTCACTGCACCCAATCCAGAGGATTTAGACGACTTATCCAAAGCTAGGGCATTAGCCTATGACTTAGTATTAAACGGTATCGAAATCGGCGGAGGTAGCTTAAGAATTTATCAAAGAGAAGTGCAAGAAAAAGTATTTGCTACCATAGGCTTATCTGAGGAGGAAGCAAAAGAAAAATTCGGCTTTTTACTCGAAGCCTTTGAGTATGGCACTCCCCCTCACGGCGGTATTGCTTACGGCTTAGACAGATTAGTGATGTTAATGGCGCAGGAAAATTCTATTAGAGACGTAATCGCTTTCCCGAAAACCCAACAGGCTAGTTGTCTGTTAACAGAAGCCCCCGCAGAAGTGGATAAAAAACAACTCAAAGAGTTGCACATTAGTTCAACAGTTAAGTCTAAAGCAAATTAAAAGTCTTAGGGTGGGCAGTAATTGAGTTCGGAGTTCAGGGTTAGGAATTCAGTGTTAAAATAATTAGGAGTTGATTTTTTCAGTGATTTACTAATTTTAATACTGAGGATAAATCGGTAAACGAAATATTAGGTTTATCCAAATATTTATCTCTTAGTTCTACAGTTTGATAAAATCGTTCTTAATTAAAACTACTATAATTTATCTTGAGGTAGTTGATTTATTTGGGATAAAACTTGTTGCCGAAGATTAATTATACTGTCCATTATTATCTCCTAATTTGCACTTTATTGTATTGTATTTATCCTAGTCTATTCTAATGAATCTCATTCTAAGGATATATTATTGGTTATCATATTCTTTAAGTTGTATCACTTCTCGCAAATGAGTTTCTTCGACCTAAGAATTTTGCAACAATCGTCCATCAAATAGAGAAACAATGGTAAACACAGAAACTATCAACCCAAAGAAACCAGATTGGTTAAGAGTAAAAGCTCCTCAAATTCAGAGAGTAGGCACAGTTAAAGACATATTGAGAGACTTAGAATTAAACACCGTCTGTGAAGAAGCATCCTGCCCTAATATAGGAGAATGCTTTAATGCGGGTACTGCTACATTCTTAATTATGGGTCCAGCTTGTACCCGTGCTTGTCCTTATTGTGACATAGATTTTGACAAAACTCCTAGGGGATTAGATGAAACTGAGCCGTTACGATTGGCAGAAGCGGTAAAACGTTTAAAATTAAATCATGTGGTAATTACTTCGGTGAATAGGGATGATTTACCCGATGGTGGTGCATCTCAGTTTGTGGCTTGTATTGAAGAAACCCGTAACATTTCACCCAATACCACTATTGAAGTGTTAATTCCCGATTTATGTGGCAATTGGGATGCTTTAGCTACTATTTTAAAAGCTCAACCTGAAGTGTTAAACCACAATACGGAAACTGTGCCTAGATTATATCGTAAAGTACGCCCCCAAGGAGAGTATGTGCGATCGCTTCTTTTGTTGGAAAAAACTAGAGAATTATCCCCGAAAACCTATACAAAATCAGGGATTATGGTAGGCTTAGGAGAAACTGATGAGGAAGTAAAGCAGGTAATGTTCAACTTACGTAAAGTTGACTGCGATATTATCACCATTGGGCAGTACTTACAACCTTCTTCTAATCATTTAGCTGTCAAAGAATTTATTACTCCTGAACAATTTAAGGCATGGCAAGAATACGGAGAAAGTATCGGCTTTTTACAAGTGGTTTCTACCCCTTTAACTAGAAGTTCATATCATGCAGGAGAAGTAAGAAGATTAATGCAAAAATACCCTCGTTTTTAAGATATGTTTCAGGTGGCAGAGTTGAGGTTAACCTGAGTTCGACATAAAATTTTCAGTGAGGGTAAGTTGTCAGATGTCAGGTGTTAGGTTAAAGAATTGACAAAAAAAATATATTAATTGATTTTCCTGTTTTCAATTCTTGGATAAAATAATATAATCTTATGAAAATTAAACCTGCTACCTATTACCTGATGCCTGAAACCTACCTCAGTCGGATATTCTTGCATAGAGCAGAGAGTTAGGGGAAGAATTATAGAGTTTTTTTCTTAGGTTCTTCCGAATCCTGATGATAATAAGAATAGTTGTAATAGTAATAATAATTATTTTTGTCTGTAGTGAAACAATTGGGAATTAGACCTAATATATTAACTTCAGCTAATTCCAAGGATTCTTTGGTAATTGATAACAGAGAAGTATTCACTTTTCCTTGTCTAACTACTAGCAACATTCCATCGCTCATTCGCGCCAAAATTTGAGCATCGGCGGCGACGCTTACAGGGGGGGCATCAAGAATAATTAGATCATATTTTTGTCTGAATTCTTGAATTAAATAAGCCATTTGAGGTGAACCAATCAAGGCAACAGGATTATTTTTATTATTCCCTGCAAATAAAACGTCAAGGTTTTCTTGTTCTTTAATAATATACTGGGAAAAGTTGGATGGTTCATCTGTGCTTAATAAATCACCTAAACCTTTTTGCTCACCTTTTTCTGTCCATATTTTTTTCTGCCCTGGTTTACGTAAATCTGCCTCAATAAGTAAAACTCGATTGCCTAACCCTGAAGCTGCGATCGCCATATTTGCGGCAATAGTTGATTTTCCTTCTGCTGTGACGGAACTAGAAATAGTTACAACTTTAAGATTATTTTTAGGGCTACCATCTTGAATACCGATAAATTTAATGGCAGTACAAAGGGTACGGAATGATTCACTGATGGGGGAAGAAGGATGATCTCTTACAGGAAGATCACTGGTGATATTCTGCTTAATACTTTTACTTTTTCTGAAAAAATTGGGGATAGTTGCTAAGATGGGTCGATCGAAGTATTCTTTTATTTGTTCTACATCTCTAACGCCTTTATCTAGTTGTTCTAATAGATAAGCAACCAGTGAACCCATCAAAATTCCTGCTAAAAAACCTTGTATTAAGTAAGTATTTTTCCTTTCAATGGCTGGTGTGGTGGGAATTTTCGCCAATTCAACAAAACGGACGTTACCTTGAGTATTATTGAGAGCAATTTGGGAATCTTGATAATTTTTGATGAGACTTTGCAGTATTTCGTCTTTTGTCGTTAATTCTCTTTGTAACTGTTTTTGTTCAAATTCGAGAGATGGTAATGTATCGACTCTTTCTCTATAGGTATTGATTAAATCATTCAGTGAATCTAATTGAGCTTCTAGGCTTTTAATATTTCTTTCGGTTTCTGCGTATTGTACTAATAGTTGACTTTGAGAAGCTCCGGGTTGATATATATTATTTTCGTTTATATCTTGTTGAGTAACATTATTTTGGGGAGAAACATTTTTTAAATATTTTTCTAATTGTTCTTCTAAAATTTGTTTTTCCTTTTCCAGTCTGCTTACTTCAGGATGGCGATCGCCAAATCTTAACTTTTCTTGCTCAATTTTAGTTTCAATTCCTTCTAACTGTTGAATAAGAGAACTAACAATCGGAGATTCATTGATAAAGCTAGAAGTAACCGCCGTATCGGAATCAATTTGAAATAGTTTTCTTAAATCATCCCTACGAGATTTTTGTGCCGCCAACTGAGCTTTAGTTTCAGCTATTTGGGCATCTAATTCGCTGAGAATTTCTGTGGTTGAACTAGCTTCAGCATTAATATCAAGAATACGATTATTTTGCTTAAAATCCTTAATTTTTTCGGCTGTTGCTTCTAATGATTCCTGAGTTTGAGGTATTTGTTGTTGTAAAAACTGGGCTAACTCTCTTGTTTGAGTTTGTTCTAACTCTTTATCCAGTTTTACATAATTTTCAATCCAAGCGTTAACTATGGCGGCGGCTTTTTCAGGATCTTGATCGGTAAAGGATAATTGGATAACGTCAGTATTCTGGGGATTGGTAGCAACTAGGTTTTGTAGTAAATTCTGATTATTAACTTCTGTTCCTAACTGTAAATCGTTCCGTACTTGTTCAGCAAACGAGTCCGACTTCATTAAAACAAGATCATTGGTCAAGTTTTTTTCTTCTGAAAGTCCTAATTCGCTAGTAAGACTAGGAGTGCTAGATTGAAAAACTATTGTTCCATTTGCTCGATATAAAGGAACGGCTTTTCGAGATCTTTCCCATCCCATAATGATAAAAACCACTGCAAAAACTAAGGAAGCGGGAAGCCACCTTTTTTGTATTATTTTCAGATAAGCTATTAGTTCTTCCATGGAAAATGAAAATTATTTATTAAAAACTATGAAACATATAATAATAAAAATACTTTTTATTCAGAAAAACCCACTTTATCAATAACCTATAAATATTTGGTGATGACAATTTTTTTGTGAAATAGTCACAAAAGTACTGTCTGGAATTGTATCCTATTTCTCGACAAATCTGTAATAAATTCCGATTATTAACTTACGTACCTAAGTGTAAATCATTCCGTACTTGTTCAATCAATGAGTCTGATTTAGTTAAAGTTAAAATCATTGGTCAATTTTTTTCTTCTGGAGAACATAGTTTGTTGGCAATACAAAGAATTACATTAAAAGACTATTATTCCATGGAAAATGAAAATTGTTTATTAAAACAATGAGAAATATAATAATCAAAACAATACTTTTTGTTTAGAAAAACGCACTTTATCAATAACCTGTAAATATTTGCTAATGGCAATTTTTTTCGTGAAATAGTCACAAAAGTACCGTCTGGCATTGTATCCCATTTCTTGACAAAGTTGTTCGTTATTACTCAAATCAAGAAGAAAATTTGCTAGAGCCTCGCTTTCACCGTTACGGAAACTTTTTCCACAATTAGCAGTAGTCATTAATTCGTTTAAAAAGGAATTTTCTGGGCAAATTGTAGCTACGGCTTTTCCCGCCGCAAGGGTTGAATATAGTTTACTTGGCGCTACTACTCCAGCCATATTTTCACCCATAGAAATTAAAGACACATCACAAGCAGTTAAGGAGTAAGGTAAAACTTCTCTTTTTTGATAAGGAAGAAATAAAAAGTTTTGCAACCCCATTTGATTAATTTTTTCTTGTCCCCATTTTTGTTTACTGCCACCACCAATGAAAACAAACTGAATTTGACCTTGATATTCTTTAAGCAAACAAGCGGCATTAACAATTGTTTCCATATCATGACAACGTCCCATATTACCAGAATAGATAATGGTGAATTTTTTATCTAAACCGTATTGTTTGGCAAACCAGTTGTCTTCTTTCTTGATTGGTTTGATAAAGTCGCCATCTGCCCAATTATCGATAATAGTTATTTTATGTTCACAAGGAGGATAAATATCAGCAATTAAACTTTTCATGGGTTGAGATAAAACAATTATTTCATCTGCAAATTGCCATGTTTTTTGATTGAGTTTTTGCCAAAGCACTATTATGGGATGTTTTTCTGGTAATATTCCCAAAGCTGTAACGACGTTGGGATAAAGGTCATAGATTAAGCAGATATATTTTTTTTTCCAAATTAAATGAGCTAAGTAACCTAGCCATGTCATAAAAGCGGGAGCAGTAGTAACAATTAATAAATCTTCTTTTTTTTGATGACGGAGAGTATGTAAAAATGCTCTTATGAAAAAAAGTGTACTATTTCCAATCTTAGCAAGTATTCCTTGAGGTAACAAATTTGTAACGCGCGATCGCCTGATGTTTAATCGACCTTTTTTTTCGTTTCTAGGGGCTTTTTGAATATCGGTGGCGTATCCCGGTTGTCCGCTAAAAACTCTTATTCTGACACCTTCTCTACTAACCTCAGTGGCTAACTCCTCTATAAATTGCCCTGTAGCCGCATAATCTGGGGGATAAAACTGGTTAAAAATAAGAACTCTAAATAAATCTTCTGACGGGGAGTAACCCATAATGATTAGAATAAAGTGATGAACGACTATTTGTCTAAGTATATATCAAAACTTTTATTTTGTTATCAATTTTTTAAAGTTTAATTACTAGGATAAATCTATATCTTGTCTTCATGAAAATTATTAATAATTATTTGATTTACTACCATAAATTTACTGATTAAACTAGGTAATTTTACATAATTAAATATTTAAGTTTTACTTAATCAAATTCCTTAAAATATCTATATTCAATTAATCTTAAAGATAGTAAAATTTCGGCAAACATTCTCTGAAAAGCGTAATATATACCTCTCCAACCATCAAATATTCCCCCTTTAATAGTTAAACAATAGATAAAAATAATGAAAGGTGCAAATATGATTTGTTTACGTATTTTGTCGCCTATACTTAATTCACTTAAGGGAAGACTGGAAATTTTTTCTACTTCTAGTATCATATATTTATCTTGTGCCCATAGCCACCTACTTAAAGATTTGGCATACTTGTTACAAATTAACTTATTTATTTTGTTTTATTTTGTATTTTATTTCAAAAATTTTGGCATCTACTAAAAAACGATACCAAAAACCTTGTAAAAAATGGAACATCATTCCCTCTATACCATCTAAAAAACCTAAACCAATAGTATAGCGCA is a window from the Cyanobacterium sp. Dongsha4 genome containing:
- a CDS encoding glycosyltransferase family 4 protein, which codes for MGYSPSEDLFRVLIFNQFYPPDYAATGQFIEELATEVSREGVRIRVFSGQPGYATDIQKAPRNEKKGRLNIRRSRVTNLLPQGILAKIGNSTLFFIRAFLHTLRHQKKEDLLIVTTAPAFMTWLGYLAHLIWKKKYICLIYDLYPNVVTALGILPEKHPIIVLWQKLNQKTWQFADEIIVLSQPMKSLIADIYPPCEHKITIIDNWADGDFIKPIKKEDNWFAKQYGLDKKFTIIYSGNMGRCHDMETIVNAACLLKEYQGQIQFVFIGGGSKQKWGQEKINQMGLQNFLFLPYQKREVLPYSLTACDVSLISMGENMAGVVAPSKLYSTLAAGKAVATICPENSFLNELMTTANCGKSFRNGESEALANFLLDLSNNEQLCQEMGYNARRYFCDYFTKKIAISKYLQVIDKVRFSKQKVLF
- the lipA gene encoding lipoyl synthase; the protein is MVNTETINPKKPDWLRVKAPQIQRVGTVKDILRDLELNTVCEEASCPNIGECFNAGTATFLIMGPACTRACPYCDIDFDKTPRGLDETEPLRLAEAVKRLKLNHVVITSVNRDDLPDGGASQFVACIEETRNISPNTTIEVLIPDLCGNWDALATILKAQPEVLNHNTETVPRLYRKVRPQGEYVRSLLLLEKTRELSPKTYTKSGIMVGLGETDEEVKQVMFNLRKVDCDIITIGQYLQPSSNHLAVKEFITPEQFKAWQEYGESIGFLQVVSTPLTRSSYHAGEVRRLMQKYPRF
- a CDS encoding GumC family protein; the encoded protein is MEELIAYLKIIQKRWLPASLVFAVVFIIMGWERSRKAVPLYRANGTIVFQSSTPSLTSELGLSEEKNLTNDLVLMKSDSFAEQVRNDLQLGTEVNNQNLLQNLVATNPQNTDVIQLSFTDQDPEKAAAIVNAWIENYVKLDKELEQTQTRELAQFLQQQIPQTQESLEATAEKIKDFKQNNRILDINAEASSTTEILSELDAQIAETKAQLAAQKSRRDDLRKLFQIDSDTAVTSSFINESPIVSSLIQQLEGIETKIEQEKLRFGDRHPEVSRLEKEKQILEEQLEKYLKNVSPQNNVTQQDINENNIYQPGASQSQLLVQYAETERNIKSLEAQLDSLNDLINTYRERVDTLPSLEFEQKQLQRELTTKDEILQSLIKNYQDSQIALNNTQGNVRFVELAKIPTTPAIERKNTYLIQGFLAGILMGSLVAYLLEQLDKGVRDVEQIKEYFDRPILATIPNFFRKSKSIKQNITSDLPVRDHPSSPISESFRTLCTAIKFIGIQDGSPKNNLKVVTISSSVTAEGKSTIAANMAIAASGLGNRVLLIEADLRKPGQKKIWTEKGEQKGLGDLLSTDEPSNFSQYIIKEQENLDVLFAGNNKNNPVALIGSPQMAYLIQEFRQKYDLIILDAPPVSVAADAQILARMSDGMLLVVRQGKVNTSLLSITKESLELAEVNILGLIPNCFTTDKNNYYYYYNYSYYHQDSEEPKKKTL